One genomic window of Glycine max cultivar Williams 82 chromosome 16, Glycine_max_v4.0, whole genome shotgun sequence includes the following:
- the LOC100807994 gene encoding TMV resistance protein N isoform X4, which produces MAWGSSSSSSSSSSNYDVFLSFRGEDTRHAFTGHLYKALHDKGIHTFIDDEKLQRGEQITRALMEAIQDSRVAITVLSQNYASSSFCLDELATILHCHQRKRLLVIPVFYKVDPSDVRHQKGSYAEALEKLETRFQHDPEKLQKWKMALKQVADLSGYHFKEGDGYEFKFIEKIVERVSREINPRTLHVADYPVGLESRVLDVRRLLDAGSDDGVHMIGIHGMGGLGKSTLARAVYNELIIAEKFDGFCFLANVREKSDKKDGLEHLQRILLSEILGEKNISLTSTQQGISIIQSRLKGKKVLLILDDVNTHGQLQAIGRRDWFGPGSKIIITTRDEQLLAYHEVNETYEMKELNQKDALQLLTWNAFKKEKADPTYVEVLHRVVAYASGLPLALEVIGSHLVGKSIEAWESAIKQYKRIPKKEILDVLTVSFDALEEEEQKVFLDIACCLKGWTLTEVEHILPGLYDDCMKHNIGVLVEKSLIKVSWGDGVVNMHDLIQDMGRRIDQQRSSKEPGKRRRLWLTKDIIQVLDDNSGTSEIQMISLDLSLSEKETTIDWNGNAFRKIKNLKILFIRNGTCHMQVISKLHYVIWVPWLKEEVQEAKGSEI; this is translated from the exons ATGGCTTGGGGATCAagttcctcttcctcttcctcttcctccaaTTACGATGTGTTCCTCAGCTTCAGAGGTGAAGACACACGTCATGCTTTTACTGGCCATCTCTACAAAGCTCTTCATGACAAGGGAATCCACACTTTCATTGATGATGAGAAGCTTCAAAGAGGGGAGCAAATAACACGAGCACTTATGGAGGCAATTCAAGATTCCAGAGTTGCCATCACTGTGCTTTCTCAAAACTATGCTTCTTCCTCGTTTTGTTTAGATGAACTTGCAACCATCCTTCACTGTCACCAGAGGAAACGGTTGTTGGTTATACCGGTCTTTTATAAGGTGGATCCTTCTGATGTGAGACACCAGAAAGGTAGTTATGCAGAAGCATTGGAAAAGCTTGAGACGAGGTTCCAGCATGACCCGGAGAAGTTGCAAAAATGGAAGATGGCTCTGAAGCAAGTAGCTGACTTGTCTGGCTATCATTTCAAAGAGGG AGATGGATATGAATTCAAGTTTATTGAGAAGATTGTTGAGCGGGTATCTAGGGAGATTAATCCTCGTACTTTACATGTTGCGGATTACCCAGTTGGACTAGAGTCACGAGTGCTAGATGTAAGGAGACTTTTGGATGCTGGATCTGATGATGGTGTCCACATGATAGGGATTCATGGAATGGGCGGGCTAGGAAAATCAACACTTGCTCGAGCTGTCTACAATGAATTGATAATTGCTGAGAAGTTTGATGGTTTTTGCTTTCTTGCAAATGTGAGGGAAAAGTCAGACAAAAAAGACGGGTTAGAACACCTCCAAAGAATCCTTCTTTCAGAAATACTCGGAGAGAAGAACATCAGCTTAACAAGTACGCAACAAGGAATTTCAATCATACAGTCTAGGCTCAAGGGAAAGAAGGTTCTCTTGATTCTAGATGATGTTAACACACATGGGCAATTACAAGCAATTGGAAGACGTGATTGGTTTGGTCCCGGCAGCAAAATCATCATCACAACTCGGGACGAACAATTGCTAGCATATCATGAAGTTAATGAAACATATGAGATGAAGGAATTGAATCAGAAAGACGCTCTTCAGTTGCTTACATGGAACGCTTTTAAGAAGGAAAAAGCTGATCCAACTTACGTGGAGGTCTTGCATCGTGTAGTAGCATATGCTTCTGGTCTTCCATTGGCGTTGGAAGTAATAGGTTCCCACCTGGTTGGAAAAAGTATAGAAGCATGGGAATCTGCCATCAAACAATATAAAAGAATTCCCAAGAAGGAAATTCTAGATGTACTTACAGTAAGCTTTGATGCTTTGGAGGAAGAAGAGCAGAAAGTTTTTCTTGACATTGCTTGTTGCTTGAAAGGATGGACATTGACAGAGGTCGAACATATACTTCCGGGTCTTTATGATGACTGCATGAAACATAATATTGGGGTGTTGGTTGAAAAATCTCTAATAAAGGTTAGTTGGGGGGATGGTGTAGTTAACATGCATGACTTGATTCAGGACATGGGCAGGCGAATAGACCAACAAAGATCCTCAAAAGAGCCAGGGAAGCGAAGGAGATTGTGGTTAACAAAAGATATAATTCAAGTTTTAGACGACAACTCG GGAACtagtgaaattcaaatgatatctCTGGATTTATCCTTATCCGAGAAAGAAACAACAATAGATTGGAATGGAAACGCCTTCAGAAAGATAAAAAaccttaaaatactttttattagaAATG GAACTTGTCATATGCAAGTTATCTCAAAGTTACATTACGTCATTTGGGTTCCATGGCTCAAGGAAG aAGTTCAGGAAGCTAAAGGTTCTGAAATTTGA
- the LOC100807994 gene encoding TMV resistance protein N isoform X2: MAWGSSSSSSSSSSNYDVFLSFRGEDTRHAFTGHLYKALHDKGIHTFIDDEKLQRGEQITRALMEAIQDSRVAITVLSQNYASSSFCLDELATILHCHQRKRLLVIPVFYKVDPSDVRHQKGSYAEALEKLETRFQHDPEKLQKWKMALKQVADLSGYHFKEGDGYEFKFIEKIVERVSREINPRTLHVADYPVGLESRVLDVRRLLDAGSDDGVHMIGIHGMGGLGKSTLARAVYNELIIAEKFDGFCFLANVREKSDKKDGLEHLQRILLSEILGEKNISLTSTQQGISIIQSRLKGKKVLLILDDVNTHGQLQAIGRRDWFGPGSKIIITTRDEQLLAYHEVNETYEMKELNQKDALQLLTWNAFKKEKADPTYVEVLHRVVAYASGLPLALEVIGSHLVGKSIEAWESAIKQYKRIPKKEILDVLTVSFDALEEEEQKVFLDIACCLKGWTLTEVEHILPGLYDDCMKHNIGVLVEKSLIKVSWGDGVVNMHDLIQDMGRRIDQQRSSKEPGKRRRLWLTKDIIQVLDDNSGTSEIQMISLDLSLSEKETTIDWNGNAFRKIKNLKILFIRNGKFSKGPNYFPESLRVLEWHGYPSNCLPSNFPPKELVICKLSQSYITSFGFHGSRKKFRKLKVLKFDYCKILTEIPDVSVLVNLEELSFNRCGNLITVHHSIGFLNKLKILSAYGCSKLTTFPPLNLTSLEGLQLSACSSLENFPEILGEMKNLLMLQLFGLLGVKELPVSFQNLVGLQSLILQDCENFLLPSNIIAMMPKLSSLLAESCKGLQWVKSEEGEEKVGSIVCSNVDDSSFDGCNLYDDFFSTGFMQLDHVKTLSLRDNNFTFLPECLKELQFLTRLDVSGCLRLQEIRGVPPNLKEFMARECISLSSSSSSMLSNQELHEAGQTEFLFPGATIPEWFNHQSRGPSSSFWFRNKFPDNVLCLLLARVESIDLDDIPMPKVFINGILCKISSRNYQLYMSLMKRNGTMWKLHTEVS, encoded by the exons ATGGCTTGGGGATCAagttcctcttcctcttcctcttcctccaaTTACGATGTGTTCCTCAGCTTCAGAGGTGAAGACACACGTCATGCTTTTACTGGCCATCTCTACAAAGCTCTTCATGACAAGGGAATCCACACTTTCATTGATGATGAGAAGCTTCAAAGAGGGGAGCAAATAACACGAGCACTTATGGAGGCAATTCAAGATTCCAGAGTTGCCATCACTGTGCTTTCTCAAAACTATGCTTCTTCCTCGTTTTGTTTAGATGAACTTGCAACCATCCTTCACTGTCACCAGAGGAAACGGTTGTTGGTTATACCGGTCTTTTATAAGGTGGATCCTTCTGATGTGAGACACCAGAAAGGTAGTTATGCAGAAGCATTGGAAAAGCTTGAGACGAGGTTCCAGCATGACCCGGAGAAGTTGCAAAAATGGAAGATGGCTCTGAAGCAAGTAGCTGACTTGTCTGGCTATCATTTCAAAGAGGG AGATGGATATGAATTCAAGTTTATTGAGAAGATTGTTGAGCGGGTATCTAGGGAGATTAATCCTCGTACTTTACATGTTGCGGATTACCCAGTTGGACTAGAGTCACGAGTGCTAGATGTAAGGAGACTTTTGGATGCTGGATCTGATGATGGTGTCCACATGATAGGGATTCATGGAATGGGCGGGCTAGGAAAATCAACACTTGCTCGAGCTGTCTACAATGAATTGATAATTGCTGAGAAGTTTGATGGTTTTTGCTTTCTTGCAAATGTGAGGGAAAAGTCAGACAAAAAAGACGGGTTAGAACACCTCCAAAGAATCCTTCTTTCAGAAATACTCGGAGAGAAGAACATCAGCTTAACAAGTACGCAACAAGGAATTTCAATCATACAGTCTAGGCTCAAGGGAAAGAAGGTTCTCTTGATTCTAGATGATGTTAACACACATGGGCAATTACAAGCAATTGGAAGACGTGATTGGTTTGGTCCCGGCAGCAAAATCATCATCACAACTCGGGACGAACAATTGCTAGCATATCATGAAGTTAATGAAACATATGAGATGAAGGAATTGAATCAGAAAGACGCTCTTCAGTTGCTTACATGGAACGCTTTTAAGAAGGAAAAAGCTGATCCAACTTACGTGGAGGTCTTGCATCGTGTAGTAGCATATGCTTCTGGTCTTCCATTGGCGTTGGAAGTAATAGGTTCCCACCTGGTTGGAAAAAGTATAGAAGCATGGGAATCTGCCATCAAACAATATAAAAGAATTCCCAAGAAGGAAATTCTAGATGTACTTACAGTAAGCTTTGATGCTTTGGAGGAAGAAGAGCAGAAAGTTTTTCTTGACATTGCTTGTTGCTTGAAAGGATGGACATTGACAGAGGTCGAACATATACTTCCGGGTCTTTATGATGACTGCATGAAACATAATATTGGGGTGTTGGTTGAAAAATCTCTAATAAAGGTTAGTTGGGGGGATGGTGTAGTTAACATGCATGACTTGATTCAGGACATGGGCAGGCGAATAGACCAACAAAGATCCTCAAAAGAGCCAGGGAAGCGAAGGAGATTGTGGTTAACAAAAGATATAATTCAAGTTTTAGACGACAACTCG GGAACtagtgaaattcaaatgatatctCTGGATTTATCCTTATCCGAGAAAGAAACAACAATAGATTGGAATGGAAACGCCTTCAGAAAGATAAAAAaccttaaaatactttttattagaAATGGTAAATTTTCCAAAGGTCCCAATTATTTTCCAGAAAGTTTAAGAGTACTGGAATGGCACGGGTATCCTTCTAATTGTTTACCATCTAATTTTCCTCCGAAGGAACTTGTCATATGCAAGTTATCTCAAAGTTACATTACGTCATTTGGGTTCCATGGCTCAAGGAAG aAGTTCAGGAAGCTAAAGGTTCTGAAATTTGACTATTGTAAAATTTTAACAGAGATACCTGACGTATCTGTTCTCGTAAATTTGGAAGAACTTTCATTTAATCGGTGTGGGAATTTAATTACAGTTCACCACTCAATTGGTTTtctaaataaacttaaaatattgaGTGCTTATGGTTGCAGCAAGCTTACCACATTTCCACCTCTCAACTTGACCTCTCTTGAAGGACTTCAACTTTCAGCTTGTTCCAGTCTTGAGAATTTTCCAGAAATATTAGGAGAGATGAAAAACTTATTGATGCTTCAATTGTTTGGCCTTCTTGGCGTAAAAGAATTGCCAGTTTCATTTCAAAATCTTGTTGGACTCCAAAGTTTAATCCTGCAAGATTGTGAAAATTTTTTGTTACCAAGTAACATTATTGCCATGATGCCTAAACTGTCTTCATTGCTCGCTGAAAGTTGCAAGGGGTTGCAATGGGTGAAATCAGAAGAGGGTGAAGAAAAAGTGGGCTCAATAGTATGTTCAAATGTAGATGACTCCAGTTTCGATGGTTGCAACCtgtatgatgattttttttcaacagGTTTCATGCAGCTTGATCATGTGAAAACTTTAAGCCTAAGGGACAATAATTTCACATTCCTTCCTGAATGCCTCAAAGAATTGCAATTTTTAACAAGACTTGATGTGAGTGGCTGCTTGCGTCTTCAGGAAATTAGAGGGGTTCCACCAAACTTAAAAGAATTCATGGCAAGAGAATGTATATCCTTGTCTTCCTCGAGTTCAAGCATGTTGTCAAATCAG GAATTGCATGAGGCTGGACAAACTGAGTTTTTGTTTCCAGGAGCAACTATTCCAGAGTGGTTCAATCACCAAAGTAGGGGACCTTCAAGTTCTTTCTGGTTTCGTAATAAATTCCCTGACAATGTTCTTTGTCTTCTTCTAGCACGTGTGGAATCCATAGATCTAGATGATATTCCCATGCCCAAGGTGTTCATCAATGGCATACTTTGTAAGATTTCTTCTAGGAACTATCAA CTTTACATGAGCTTGATGAAAAGGAATGGGACCATGTGGAAATTACATACGGAGGTATCATAG
- the LOC100807994 gene encoding TMV resistance protein N isoform X1, with protein MAWGSSSSSSSSSSNYDVFLSFRGEDTRHAFTGHLYKALHDKGIHTFIDDEKLQRGEQITRALMEAIQDSRVAITVLSQNYASSSFCLDELATILHCHQRKRLLVIPVFYKVDPSDVRHQKGSYAEALEKLETRFQHDPEKLQKWKMALKQVADLSGYHFKEGDGYEFKFIEKIVERVSREINPRTLHVADYPVGLESRVLDVRRLLDAGSDDGVHMIGIHGMGGLGKSTLARAVYNELIIAEKFDGFCFLANVREKSDKKDGLEHLQRILLSEILGEKNISLTSTQQGISIIQSRLKGKKVLLILDDVNTHGQLQAIGRRDWFGPGSKIIITTRDEQLLAYHEVNETYEMKELNQKDALQLLTWNAFKKEKADPTYVEVLHRVVAYASGLPLALEVIGSHLVGKSIEAWESAIKQYKRIPKKEILDVLTVSFDALEEEEQKVFLDIACCLKGWTLTEVEHILPGLYDDCMKHNIGVLVEKSLIKVSWGDGVVNMHDLIQDMGRRIDQQRSSKEPGKRRRLWLTKDIIQVLDDNSGTSEIQMISLDLSLSEKETTIDWNGNAFRKIKNLKILFIRNGKFSKGPNYFPESLRVLEWHGYPSNCLPSNFPPKELVICKLSQSYITSFGFHGSRKKFRKLKVLKFDYCKILTEIPDVSVLVNLEELSFNRCGNLITVHHSIGFLNKLKILSAYGCSKLTTFPPLNLTSLEGLQLSACSSLENFPEILGEMKNLLMLQLFGLLGVKELPVSFQNLVGLQSLILQDCENFLLPSNIIAMMPKLSSLLAESCKGLQWVKSEEGEEKVGSIVCSNVDDSSFDGCNLYDDFFSTGFMQLDHVKTLSLRDNNFTFLPECLKELQFLTRLDVSGCLRLQEIRGVPPNLKEFMARECISLSSSSSSMLSNQELHEAGQTEFLFPGATIPEWFNHQSRGPSSSFWFRNKFPDNVLCLLLARVESIDLDDIPMPKVFINGILCKISSRNYQVRKVKLDYTYLFDLKSALYKLDDPSGLISALHELDEKEWDHVEITYGGIIETSLLKATGIHVFRQDDIRYDDPYGKRKLEHDLNSSESQSLIKKPRLSRWVGPERIINLLGNAADGALFTNPLRRYRHTSMDSSCPRCPELEETCLHALRDCPKVAAFWRSVLPKKLAPKFFNGDVAVWLETNLSFSEAAFFWPTFFGIAVELLWESRNDLVFYKDGTWDYLDLSDITDIVFNRYKDCMRAHASHILMPRNLLKWRRPLPLSHGHWLLRLNVSGAYDRSSDTAACGGIFRDNNDRFVLGFSVKLGECLSNDEGEIWGIYHGMKIARRYDIWGLYRDILRQHSIPISAKIARQHDFGKIIVESGSEKAIGFVLDGCPTSTSLEHCFPLCDELKALTSATNHLYFDNDYAADSFAKFGLSMKRQPVKIFRVCPPFCQPYISEYR; from the exons ATGGCTTGGGGATCAagttcctcttcctcttcctcttcctccaaTTACGATGTGTTCCTCAGCTTCAGAGGTGAAGACACACGTCATGCTTTTACTGGCCATCTCTACAAAGCTCTTCATGACAAGGGAATCCACACTTTCATTGATGATGAGAAGCTTCAAAGAGGGGAGCAAATAACACGAGCACTTATGGAGGCAATTCAAGATTCCAGAGTTGCCATCACTGTGCTTTCTCAAAACTATGCTTCTTCCTCGTTTTGTTTAGATGAACTTGCAACCATCCTTCACTGTCACCAGAGGAAACGGTTGTTGGTTATACCGGTCTTTTATAAGGTGGATCCTTCTGATGTGAGACACCAGAAAGGTAGTTATGCAGAAGCATTGGAAAAGCTTGAGACGAGGTTCCAGCATGACCCGGAGAAGTTGCAAAAATGGAAGATGGCTCTGAAGCAAGTAGCTGACTTGTCTGGCTATCATTTCAAAGAGGG AGATGGATATGAATTCAAGTTTATTGAGAAGATTGTTGAGCGGGTATCTAGGGAGATTAATCCTCGTACTTTACATGTTGCGGATTACCCAGTTGGACTAGAGTCACGAGTGCTAGATGTAAGGAGACTTTTGGATGCTGGATCTGATGATGGTGTCCACATGATAGGGATTCATGGAATGGGCGGGCTAGGAAAATCAACACTTGCTCGAGCTGTCTACAATGAATTGATAATTGCTGAGAAGTTTGATGGTTTTTGCTTTCTTGCAAATGTGAGGGAAAAGTCAGACAAAAAAGACGGGTTAGAACACCTCCAAAGAATCCTTCTTTCAGAAATACTCGGAGAGAAGAACATCAGCTTAACAAGTACGCAACAAGGAATTTCAATCATACAGTCTAGGCTCAAGGGAAAGAAGGTTCTCTTGATTCTAGATGATGTTAACACACATGGGCAATTACAAGCAATTGGAAGACGTGATTGGTTTGGTCCCGGCAGCAAAATCATCATCACAACTCGGGACGAACAATTGCTAGCATATCATGAAGTTAATGAAACATATGAGATGAAGGAATTGAATCAGAAAGACGCTCTTCAGTTGCTTACATGGAACGCTTTTAAGAAGGAAAAAGCTGATCCAACTTACGTGGAGGTCTTGCATCGTGTAGTAGCATATGCTTCTGGTCTTCCATTGGCGTTGGAAGTAATAGGTTCCCACCTGGTTGGAAAAAGTATAGAAGCATGGGAATCTGCCATCAAACAATATAAAAGAATTCCCAAGAAGGAAATTCTAGATGTACTTACAGTAAGCTTTGATGCTTTGGAGGAAGAAGAGCAGAAAGTTTTTCTTGACATTGCTTGTTGCTTGAAAGGATGGACATTGACAGAGGTCGAACATATACTTCCGGGTCTTTATGATGACTGCATGAAACATAATATTGGGGTGTTGGTTGAAAAATCTCTAATAAAGGTTAGTTGGGGGGATGGTGTAGTTAACATGCATGACTTGATTCAGGACATGGGCAGGCGAATAGACCAACAAAGATCCTCAAAAGAGCCAGGGAAGCGAAGGAGATTGTGGTTAACAAAAGATATAATTCAAGTTTTAGACGACAACTCG GGAACtagtgaaattcaaatgatatctCTGGATTTATCCTTATCCGAGAAAGAAACAACAATAGATTGGAATGGAAACGCCTTCAGAAAGATAAAAAaccttaaaatactttttattagaAATGGTAAATTTTCCAAAGGTCCCAATTATTTTCCAGAAAGTTTAAGAGTACTGGAATGGCACGGGTATCCTTCTAATTGTTTACCATCTAATTTTCCTCCGAAGGAACTTGTCATATGCAAGTTATCTCAAAGTTACATTACGTCATTTGGGTTCCATGGCTCAAGGAAG aAGTTCAGGAAGCTAAAGGTTCTGAAATTTGACTATTGTAAAATTTTAACAGAGATACCTGACGTATCTGTTCTCGTAAATTTGGAAGAACTTTCATTTAATCGGTGTGGGAATTTAATTACAGTTCACCACTCAATTGGTTTtctaaataaacttaaaatattgaGTGCTTATGGTTGCAGCAAGCTTACCACATTTCCACCTCTCAACTTGACCTCTCTTGAAGGACTTCAACTTTCAGCTTGTTCCAGTCTTGAGAATTTTCCAGAAATATTAGGAGAGATGAAAAACTTATTGATGCTTCAATTGTTTGGCCTTCTTGGCGTAAAAGAATTGCCAGTTTCATTTCAAAATCTTGTTGGACTCCAAAGTTTAATCCTGCAAGATTGTGAAAATTTTTTGTTACCAAGTAACATTATTGCCATGATGCCTAAACTGTCTTCATTGCTCGCTGAAAGTTGCAAGGGGTTGCAATGGGTGAAATCAGAAGAGGGTGAAGAAAAAGTGGGCTCAATAGTATGTTCAAATGTAGATGACTCCAGTTTCGATGGTTGCAACCtgtatgatgattttttttcaacagGTTTCATGCAGCTTGATCATGTGAAAACTTTAAGCCTAAGGGACAATAATTTCACATTCCTTCCTGAATGCCTCAAAGAATTGCAATTTTTAACAAGACTTGATGTGAGTGGCTGCTTGCGTCTTCAGGAAATTAGAGGGGTTCCACCAAACTTAAAAGAATTCATGGCAAGAGAATGTATATCCTTGTCTTCCTCGAGTTCAAGCATGTTGTCAAATCAG GAATTGCATGAGGCTGGACAAACTGAGTTTTTGTTTCCAGGAGCAACTATTCCAGAGTGGTTCAATCACCAAAGTAGGGGACCTTCAAGTTCTTTCTGGTTTCGTAATAAATTCCCTGACAATGTTCTTTGTCTTCTTCTAGCACGTGTGGAATCCATAGATCTAGATGATATTCCCATGCCCAAGGTGTTCATCAATGGCATACTTTGTAAGATTTCTTCTAGGAACTATCAAGTAAGAAAGGTGAAATTGGATTATACATATCTATTTGACCTAAAATCAGCTTTATATAAGCTTGATGATCCATCTGGCCTAATATCAGCTTTACATGAGCTTGATGAAAAGGAATGGGACCATGTGGAAATTACATACGGAGGTATCATAGAGACCTCACTGCTTAAAGCAACCGGAATCCATGTATTCAGACAGGATGATATTCGATATGATGATCCCTATGGCAAGAGAAAATTAGAGCATGATCTCAACAGTTCTGAATCACAATCACTCATTAAAAAGCCTAG GTTATCGAGGTGGGTTGGCCCTGAAAGAATTATAAATCTTCTGGGGAATGCTGCAGATGGAGCTTTATTTACTAATCCCCTGAGGAGATATAGGCATACTTCTATGGACTCCTCTTGTCCGCGATGCCCCGAGTTGGAGGAGACATGTCTGCATGCTCTTCGTGATTGTCCAAAGGTGGCTGCATTTTGGAGAAGTGTGTTACCTAAGAAATTAGCACCAAAGTTTTTTAATGGTGATGTGGCAGTGTGGCTGGAaacaaatttatctttttcagaGGCGGCTTTTTTTTGGCCAACTTTTTTTGGGATTGCAGTGGAACTGTTGTGGGAATCCCGCAACGACCTTGTGTTCTATAAAGATGGCACTTGGGACTATTTAGATCTTAGTGATATCACAGATATTGTCTTTAATCGCTATAAAGATTGTATGAGAGCCCATGCTTCTCACATTTTGATGCCGAGGAATCTCTTGAAGTGGAGGAGGCCTTTGCCCCTTTCACATGGGCATTGGTTGTTGAGGCTAAATGTGAGTGGTGCCTATGATCGCTCTTCAGATACTGCTGCATGCGGAGGTATATTCAGAGACAACAATGATAGATTCGTGCTTGGGTTTTCGGTTAAGCTTGGGGAATGTTTGTCAAATGATGAGGGTGAAATATGGGGTATTTATCATGGTATGAAGATTGCAAGGAGGTATGATATATGGGGTTTATATCGTGATATTCTAAGGCAGCATAGCATTCCAATAAGTGCTAAGATTGCAAGGCAGCATGATTTTGGTAAAATAATAGTGGAATCGGGCTCTGAGAAAGCTATTGGGTTTGTGTTAGATGGATGCCCTACATCTACATCGCTGGAGCATTGTTTCCCACTGTGTGATGAGTTGAAAGCTCTAACCTCTGCTACAAATCACTTATACTTCGATAACGATTATGCTGCTGATTCCTTTGCCAAATTCGGTTTATCCATGAAACGGCAGCCTGTGAAAATTTTTCgtgtttgtccccctttttgccAACCTTATATTTCAGAATACagataa
- the LOC100807994 gene encoding TMV resistance protein N isoform X3: MAWGSSSSSSSSSSNYDVFLSFRGEDTRHAFTGHLYKALHDKGIHTFIDDEKLQRGEQITRALMEAIQDSRVAITVLSQNYASSSFCLDELATILHCHQRKRLLVIPVFYKVDPSDVRHQKGSYAEALEKLETRFQHDPEKLQKWKMALKQVADLSGYHFKEGDGYEFKFIEKIVERVSREINPRTLHVADYPVGLESRVLDVRRLLDAGSDDGVHMIGIHGMGGLGKSTLARAVYNELIIAEKFDGFCFLANVREKSDKKDGLEHLQRILLSEILGEKNISLTSTQQGISIIQSRLKGKKVLLILDDVNTHGQLQAIGRRDWFGPGSKIIITTRDEQLLAYHEVNETYEMKELNQKDALQLLTWNAFKKEKADPTYVEVLHRVVAYASGLPLALEVIGSHLVGKSIEAWESAIKQYKRIPKKEILDVLTVSFDALEEEEQKVFLDIACCLKGWTLTEVEHILPGLYDDCMKHNIGVLVEKSLIKVSWGDGVVNMHDLIQDMGRRIDQQRSSKEPGKRRRLWLTKDIIQVLDDNSGTSEIQMISLDLSLSEKETTIDWNGNAFRKIKNLKILFIRNGTCHMQVISKLHYVIWVPWLKEGKFKEYILFMLLINKFTSILFI, translated from the exons ATGGCTTGGGGATCAagttcctcttcctcttcctcttcctccaaTTACGATGTGTTCCTCAGCTTCAGAGGTGAAGACACACGTCATGCTTTTACTGGCCATCTCTACAAAGCTCTTCATGACAAGGGAATCCACACTTTCATTGATGATGAGAAGCTTCAAAGAGGGGAGCAAATAACACGAGCACTTATGGAGGCAATTCAAGATTCCAGAGTTGCCATCACTGTGCTTTCTCAAAACTATGCTTCTTCCTCGTTTTGTTTAGATGAACTTGCAACCATCCTTCACTGTCACCAGAGGAAACGGTTGTTGGTTATACCGGTCTTTTATAAGGTGGATCCTTCTGATGTGAGACACCAGAAAGGTAGTTATGCAGAAGCATTGGAAAAGCTTGAGACGAGGTTCCAGCATGACCCGGAGAAGTTGCAAAAATGGAAGATGGCTCTGAAGCAAGTAGCTGACTTGTCTGGCTATCATTTCAAAGAGGG AGATGGATATGAATTCAAGTTTATTGAGAAGATTGTTGAGCGGGTATCTAGGGAGATTAATCCTCGTACTTTACATGTTGCGGATTACCCAGTTGGACTAGAGTCACGAGTGCTAGATGTAAGGAGACTTTTGGATGCTGGATCTGATGATGGTGTCCACATGATAGGGATTCATGGAATGGGCGGGCTAGGAAAATCAACACTTGCTCGAGCTGTCTACAATGAATTGATAATTGCTGAGAAGTTTGATGGTTTTTGCTTTCTTGCAAATGTGAGGGAAAAGTCAGACAAAAAAGACGGGTTAGAACACCTCCAAAGAATCCTTCTTTCAGAAATACTCGGAGAGAAGAACATCAGCTTAACAAGTACGCAACAAGGAATTTCAATCATACAGTCTAGGCTCAAGGGAAAGAAGGTTCTCTTGATTCTAGATGATGTTAACACACATGGGCAATTACAAGCAATTGGAAGACGTGATTGGTTTGGTCCCGGCAGCAAAATCATCATCACAACTCGGGACGAACAATTGCTAGCATATCATGAAGTTAATGAAACATATGAGATGAAGGAATTGAATCAGAAAGACGCTCTTCAGTTGCTTACATGGAACGCTTTTAAGAAGGAAAAAGCTGATCCAACTTACGTGGAGGTCTTGCATCGTGTAGTAGCATATGCTTCTGGTCTTCCATTGGCGTTGGAAGTAATAGGTTCCCACCTGGTTGGAAAAAGTATAGAAGCATGGGAATCTGCCATCAAACAATATAAAAGAATTCCCAAGAAGGAAATTCTAGATGTACTTACAGTAAGCTTTGATGCTTTGGAGGAAGAAGAGCAGAAAGTTTTTCTTGACATTGCTTGTTGCTTGAAAGGATGGACATTGACAGAGGTCGAACATATACTTCCGGGTCTTTATGATGACTGCATGAAACATAATATTGGGGTGTTGGTTGAAAAATCTCTAATAAAGGTTAGTTGGGGGGATGGTGTAGTTAACATGCATGACTTGATTCAGGACATGGGCAGGCGAATAGACCAACAAAGATCCTCAAAAGAGCCAGGGAAGCGAAGGAGATTGTGGTTAACAAAAGATATAATTCAAGTTTTAGACGACAACTCG GGAACtagtgaaattcaaatgatatctCTGGATTTATCCTTATCCGAGAAAGAAACAACAATAGATTGGAATGGAAACGCCTTCAGAAAGATAAAAAaccttaaaatactttttattagaAATG GAACTTGTCATATGCAAGTTATCTCAAAGTTACATTACGTCATTTGGGTTCCATGGCTCAAGGAAGGCAAGTTTAAGGAGTATATTTTGTTCATgttgttaattaataaatttacttcaattttattcatttag